From a single Arthrobacter sp. SLBN-112 genomic region:
- the paaD gene encoding 1,2-phenylacetyl-CoA epoxidase subunit PaaD gives MYISDFETRTRTPQQKAWDIAATVCDPEIPVLTIADLGILRNVEVQDGSVTVTITPTYSGCPAMEAIRDDLYTAFKKEGYDDVQVDLVLAPAWTTDWMTEAGKQKLQQYGIAPPSGNSKAGGHSGPIRLSLAVKCPQCSSLNTKELTRFGSTSCKALYVCQDCKEPFDYFKVL, from the coding sequence GTGTACATTTCAGACTTCGAGACCCGCACCCGGACCCCGCAGCAGAAGGCGTGGGACATCGCGGCCACCGTTTGCGATCCGGAGATCCCCGTGCTCACCATCGCGGACCTGGGGATCCTGCGCAACGTGGAAGTACAAGACGGAAGCGTCACGGTCACCATCACGCCCACGTACTCGGGCTGCCCGGCCATGGAAGCCATCCGCGACGACCTCTACACAGCCTTCAAGAAGGAAGGCTACGACGACGTCCAGGTGGACCTGGTCCTGGCCCCGGCGTGGACCACGGACTGGATGACGGAGGCCGGGAAGCAGAAGCTGCAGCAGTACGGCATCGCCCCACCGTCCGGCAACAGCAAGGCCGGCGGCCACTCAGGCCCCATCCGGCTGAGCCTGGCCGTGAAGTGCCCGCAGTGCTCCAGCCTCAACACCAAGGAACTCACCCGCTTCGGCTCCACGTCCTGCAAGGCGCTGTATGTGTGCCAGGACTGCAAGGAACCGTTCGACTACTTCAAAGTCCTGTAA
- the paaC gene encoding 1,2-phenylacetyl-CoA epoxidase subunit PaaC — translation MSTPDTTTGHGDISTGVAGGDSNASATRITPGNALRPEDIALEVRTGLVKPSEDIAEYALRLGDDALILAQRLGHWISRAPELEEDIALGNIALDQLGHARSFLTYAGAAMTNDDGSAKSEDDLAYFRREHEFRSVQLFEQPNGDFAATIARQFVVSYYQYELYRRLTGSTDETLAAIAAKAVKEVDYHRDHSAQWVLRLAGGTEESRTRMIHGLRTMWPYVNELFQDDDLTQRLAEAGAAVVPSSLREDFDRLTAEILTEAELEVPDVPAAPGGGRNGKHSEYLGYILAEMQVLAREHPGASW, via the coding sequence GCGATTCCAACGCCTCCGCCACCCGTATCACCCCCGGCAACGCCCTGCGCCCGGAGGACATCGCCCTCGAGGTCCGCACCGGCCTGGTGAAGCCCTCGGAGGACATCGCCGAGTACGCCCTCCGCCTGGGCGACGACGCCCTGATTCTCGCCCAGCGCCTGGGCCACTGGATCTCCCGCGCGCCGGAGCTGGAAGAGGACATCGCCCTGGGCAATATCGCCCTGGACCAGCTAGGCCACGCGCGCAGCTTCCTCACCTACGCCGGTGCCGCCATGACCAACGACGACGGCTCGGCCAAGTCCGAGGATGACCTGGCCTACTTCCGCCGCGAACACGAGTTCCGCAGCGTGCAGCTGTTCGAGCAGCCCAACGGGGACTTCGCGGCCACCATCGCCCGCCAGTTCGTGGTGAGCTACTACCAGTACGAGCTCTACCGCCGCCTCACCGGATCCACGGACGAGACCCTGGCTGCCATCGCCGCCAAGGCCGTGAAGGAAGTGGACTACCACCGGGACCACAGCGCCCAGTGGGTCCTGCGCCTGGCTGGCGGCACGGAGGAATCCCGCACCCGGATGATCCACGGCCTCCGGACCATGTGGCCGTACGTCAACGAACTGTTCCAGGACGATGACCTGACGCAGCGCCTCGCTGAGGCGGGTGCCGCCGTCGTGCCTTCCAGCCTGAGGGAAGACTTTGACCGGCTCACCGCCGAAATCCTCACGGAGGCTGAGCTGGAGGTCCCGGACGTGCCCGCGGCGCCGGGCGGCGGCCGGAACGGCAAGCACTCGGAGTACCTGGGCTACATCCTGGCGGAGATGCAGGTGCTGGCCCGCGAGCATCCCGGCGCCAGCTGGTGA
- a CDS encoding enoyl-CoA hydratase/isomerase family protein: MISLSISNGIAEVVLDAPQKLNSLDEQALRDLTQAYDDAAAAASRGEVRALLLRGEGRAFCAGRDIAGVTPESDDAAAYLGGLVEPLLKKMASFPAPTFAAAQGACLGVGLGLLLATDVVYVAENAKFGSPFAKLGATLDSGGHWYFTERLGMHRTLDLIYTADLISGAEAVAQGMFSRAMPADSLLESTRAIVERVASGATGAFVASKELVAHIRDQRLGLWEAMQEENQEQARLCKTDDYAEGFRAFQEKREPKFTGSH; this comes from the coding sequence ATGATTTCCCTTTCCATCAGCAACGGCATCGCCGAGGTAGTGCTGGACGCACCGCAGAAGCTGAACTCGCTGGATGAGCAGGCGCTGCGGGATTTAACCCAGGCGTACGACGACGCTGCTGCCGCCGCCTCACGCGGTGAGGTGCGGGCGCTGCTGCTGAGGGGAGAGGGCCGGGCCTTCTGCGCGGGCCGGGACATCGCGGGCGTCACCCCGGAGAGCGACGACGCCGCCGCGTACCTGGGCGGGCTGGTGGAGCCTTTGCTGAAGAAGATGGCTTCTTTTCCCGCCCCCACCTTTGCCGCCGCCCAGGGCGCCTGCCTGGGCGTGGGGCTGGGGCTGCTGCTGGCCACGGACGTGGTGTACGTGGCGGAGAACGCCAAGTTCGGCTCGCCGTTCGCCAAGCTGGGCGCGACGCTGGACTCGGGCGGGCACTGGTACTTCACGGAGCGGCTGGGCATGCACCGGACGCTGGACCTGATCTACACGGCGGACCTGATCTCGGGTGCCGAGGCGGTGGCGCAGGGGATGTTCAGCCGTGCGATGCCGGCTGATTCGTTGTTGGAGTCCACGCGGGCGATTGTCGAGCGGGTGGCTTCGGGCGCGACGGGGGCGTTCGTTGCCTCGAAGGAGCTGGTGGCGCACATCCGCGACCAGCGTTTGGGCCTGTGGGAGGCCATGCAGGAGGAGAACCAGGAGCAGGCGCGGCTCTGCAAGACGGACGACTACGCGGAGGGTTTCCGGGCTTTCCAGGAGAAGCGTGAGCCGAAGTTCACCGGCAGCCACTGA
- the paaE gene encoding 1,2-phenylacetyl-CoA epoxidase subunit PaaE has product MPVVRQTTAEEAEVTGRRRPSFHTLEVQEVRRLTEDAIEVSFHVPAELAGKFDYLPGQYVALRTTLPDENGEPKEIRRSYSICAEPRSFPDGTSEIRVAIKKDLGGLFSTWANAELKAGDTLDVMSPMGAFVSKHGRDGQAVEQNVMNSMNHPEELAGEAGNFVAIAAGSGITPVIAIARTLLAANPDTRFDLIYANKAAMDVMFLEELADLKDKYPQRLAIHHVLSREQRIAPLLSGRIDAEKLQQLLGTALHADDVDEWFLCGPFELVQLCRDTLAERGVKPENVRFELFTSGKPDRPEGQAGRPVVVDESKETYKITFKLDGLQGEVASPTHARESILNAALRVRPDVPFACAGGVCGTCRAKVVTGSVTMDENYALEQDELDRGYVLTCQSHPTSKEVTVDFDV; this is encoded by the coding sequence ATGCCTGTTGTCCGCCAGACCACCGCCGAAGAGGCTGAGGTGACCGGCCGCCGTCGTCCGTCCTTCCACACCCTTGAGGTGCAGGAGGTGCGCCGGCTCACCGAGGACGCCATCGAGGTCAGCTTCCATGTGCCGGCCGAGCTCGCCGGCAAGTTCGACTACCTGCCCGGCCAGTATGTGGCCCTGCGCACCACGCTGCCGGATGAGAACGGCGAGCCGAAGGAAATCCGCCGCAGCTACTCCATCTGCGCGGAGCCGCGCAGCTTCCCGGACGGCACCAGCGAGATCCGGGTGGCCATCAAGAAGGACCTGGGCGGGCTGTTCTCCACGTGGGCCAACGCCGAGCTGAAGGCGGGGGACACTCTGGACGTGATGAGCCCCATGGGCGCGTTCGTGTCCAAGCACGGCCGGGACGGGCAGGCCGTGGAGCAGAACGTCATGAATTCCATGAACCACCCGGAGGAGCTCGCGGGGGAGGCGGGGAACTTCGTGGCCATCGCGGCGGGGTCCGGCATCACCCCGGTGATCGCCATCGCCCGGACGCTGCTGGCCGCCAACCCGGACACCCGGTTCGACCTGATCTACGCCAACAAGGCCGCCATGGACGTGATGTTCCTGGAGGAGCTGGCGGACCTGAAGGACAAGTACCCCCAGCGGCTCGCCATCCACCACGTACTCTCCCGCGAGCAGCGGATCGCGCCGCTGCTCTCCGGCCGGATCGACGCCGAGAAGCTGCAGCAGCTGCTGGGCACCGCCCTGCACGCGGACGATGTGGACGAATGGTTCCTGTGCGGGCCGTTCGAGCTGGTGCAGCTGTGCCGGGACACCCTGGCCGAGCGCGGGGTGAAACCGGAGAACGTCCGGTTCGAGCTGTTCACCTCCGGCAAGCCGGACCGCCCGGAGGGGCAGGCCGGCCGTCCCGTGGTGGTGGACGAGTCCAAGGAGACGTACAAGATCACGTTCAAGCTGGACGGCCTGCAGGGCGAGGTGGCCAGCCCCACGCACGCCCGCGAGTCCATCCTCAACGCCGCGCTGCGGGTGCGCCCGGACGTGCCGTTCGCGTGCGCCGGGGGAGTGTGCGGCACCTGCCGCGCCAAGGTGGTCACCGGCAGCGTGACCATGGACGAGAACTACGCGCTGGAGCAGGACGAGCTGGACAGGGGCTACGTTCTGACCTGCCAGAGCCACCCCACCAGCAAGGAAGTCACGGTCGACTTCGACGTCTAA